In Leishmania infantum JPCM5 genome chromosome 33, a genomic segment contains:
- a CDS encoding putative DNA-dependent ATPase translates to MAATIARRVRIRQDLHNTPAFERDMNDMAAQDLYEQILLSSIRSGSDPNAKAVAEVYEGYVEPSYDPVKGASVAASHRQVIQEIYREREVIIRTLRSSEEHRELSAFDRLLRETEFYTGVREWKGASARGPRSRLYRHASRDNEEDSTGFDMMHLTETPSYIRGKLRPYQIEGVNWLLGLFSRGVNGILADEMGLGKTFQTIATIAYLKFTVGMPGPHLVVCPKSVMGNWYREFKHWCPGLLVYKFHASSDIRPSIVKAHLHPTDRIKYDVIVTTFEMVLDELNLFKRIAWQYLIVDEAHKLKNEEGRAHTALDSLQTSHRLIITGTPLQNNLRELWALLHFLAPRLFNDSESFDTWFDTTSGQQDANVMSNLHKILAPLMIRRLKADVSTGIPPKKEIYVSCQLSKKQREWYMNVLAKDAEVLNKAGGSVASLTNVMMSLRKVINHPYLMDGGEEGPPFVTDEKLVRTSGKMIILDKLLHRLRADVQGKHKVLIFSQFTSMLNILEDYCNMRGFMYCRIDGNTSGYDRDSQMASFNSPSSDYFIFLLSTRAGGLGINLQAANHVILYDSDWNPQMDLQAQDRAHRIGQKRSVRVYRFVTDGTLEEKMYRRALKKLYLDAVVVQQGRLQSKATNQASKEELLSMIKFGAEEIFKTRHEDVTEADIDRLLDEGETISNQLTNEAKQQVQMSLASFQLGAEEANIYDFEGVSYKTGAESRILHLRLSSPVSQAELQAQCSQHGEVIKAVLHPNLKEALVYFRSTSGAMEAKAKLPYESAFASRDSQTVVSSDMIAECIGVGEKLGRGHRMREPVQFFTEADVESMQKRATKAPPLKLPKLPKFHPYQLYNAKRLTELHNTEVALMVRNWKRKYEEKSDAQKSKESNEEEAGDEADDKAEDEDELLTEVEQEERERLLSEGFPTWTFYEYRSVVSALTSGKMDLTDYAAIAAAVGGTKTVGEVRDYVVALLERGEQCIKKFALVEERIKKAKLRREAKENVFKAAKWKVETCEHPEKELTFKARGNVALDREIFLMAYETGFKANNTSELVRTRPQHIFNVWYQSRPDGFFSKRLHTLMKSVQREWEKPADDDGAMPSKSHRRLEI, encoded by the coding sequence atggcggcgacgattGCACGCAGGGTCCGCATACGGCAAGACCTGCATAACACGCCGGCGTTTGAGCGAGACATGAATGACATGGCGGCACAGGACTTATACGAGCAAATTCTCCTCAGTAgcatccgcagcggcagcgacccGAATGCGAAGGCAGTGGCCGAGGTGTACGAGGGCTACGTGGAGCCGAGCTACGACCCGGTGAAGGGCGCGAGCGTGGCTGCTAGCCATCGACAGGTCATTCAGGAGATCTACAGGGAGCGCGAAGTTATCATCCGCACCCTGCGCTCCTCAGAGGAGCACCGCGAGCTTTCCGCCTTCGACCGGCTTCTGCGAGAGACCGAATTCTACACTGGCGTTCGGGAGTGGAAGGGGGCATCGGCGCGCGGCCCGCGCAGCCGACTGTACCGTCACGCCAGCCGCGACAACGAGGAGGATTCGACCGGGTTCGACATGATGCACCTGACGGAGACGCCCTCTTACATCCGCGGAAAGCTGCGCCCGTATCAGATCGAGGGCGTGAACTGGTTGCTCGGCCTCTTCTCGCGCGGTGTGAATGGGATTTTGGCAGATGAGATGGGGCTGGGCAAAACCTTCCAGACCATCGCCACTATCGCGTACCTCAAGTTCACTGTAGGGATGCCGGGCCCGCACCTGGTCGTATGCCCGAAGTCTGTGATGGGGAACTGGTACCGCGAGTTCAAGCACTGGTGCCCCGGGCTTTTGGTGTACAAGTTCCACGCCTCTAGCGATATTCGGCCAAGCATCGTCAAGGCTCACTTGCACCCTACCGATCGCATCAAGTACGACGTTATTGTGACGACCTTCGAGATGGTTCTGGATGAGCTCAACTTGTTTAAGCGCATTGCGTGGCAGTACTTGATCGTCGATGAGGCCCACAAGCTGAAGAACGAGGAGGGGCGTGCACACACGGCGCTCGACTCCCTGCAGACGTCGCACCGACTCATTATCACCGGCACTCCTCTGCAAAACAACCTCAGGGAGCTatgggcgctgctgcacttcTTGGCACCACGCTTGTTCAACGACTCTGAATCCTTCGACACGTGGTTCGACACCACGTCGGGCCAGCAGGACGCCAACGTCATGTCAAACCTGCATAAGATCCTCGCTCCCCTCATGATCCGTCGTCTCAAGGCTGATGTGAGCACTGGCATTCCGCCAAAGAAGGAGATTTACGTTTCGTGCCAGCTCTCCAAGAAACAGAGGGAGTGGTACATGAACGTCCTTGCGAAGGACGCCGAGGTGCTGAACAAGGCCGGCGGCAGTGTTGCCTCTCTGACGAATGTTATGATGAGCCTTCGAAAAGTGATCAATCATCCTTACCTCatggacggcggcgaggaggggcCTCCGTTCGTCACAGATGAAAAGTTGGTTCGAACAAGTGGCAAGATGATCATACTGGacaagctgctgcaccgaTTGAGGGCTGATGTGCAGGGCAAGCACAAGGTGCTCATCTTTTCCCAGTTCACCTCGATGCTTAACATTTTGGAGGACTACTGCAACATGCGCGGCTTCATGTACTGTCGCATCGATGGCAACACCAGCGGCTACGACAGAGATTCTCAGATGGCATCTTTCAACTCCCCATCGAGCGACTACTTCATTTTTCTGCTATCTACCCGCGCTGGCGGTCTCGGCATCAACCTTCAGGCTGCGAATCACGTCATTCTGTACGACTCCGACTGGAACCCGCAGATGGATTTGCAGGCGCAAGATCGAGCGCATCGTATCGGCCAGAAACGCAGCGTCCGCGTCTACCGCTTCGTCACGGACGGTACGCTGGAAGAGAAGATGTACCGCCGTGCCCTAAAGAAGCTCTACCTAgatgcggtggtggtgcagcagggcCGACTGCAGTCAAAGGCGACGAATCAGGCCTccaaggaggagctgctgtcCATGATCAAGTTTGGAGCCGAGGAGATTTTTAAAACACGTCATGAGGACGTTACGGAGGCCGATATCGATCGTCTACTCGATGAAGGTGAGACGATCTCGAACCAGCTGACGAACGAAGCCAAGCAGCAGGTACAAATGTCCCTCGCCAGCTTTCAGCTTggtgcggaggaggcgaacaTTTACGATTTTGAGGGCGTAAGCTACAAGACTGGCGCAGAGTCGCGCATTTTGCACCTCAGGCTGAGCTCGCCGGTGAGCCAAGCAGAGTTGCAGGCACAGTGCTCGCAGCATGGAGAGGTGATCAAGGCCGTTCTGCACCCCAAcctgaaggaggcgctggtTTACTTCCGCTCAACCAGTGGTGCCATGGAGGCCAAGGCGAAGCTGCCCTACGAATCGGCCTTCGCTAGCCGAGACTCGCAGACAGTGGTGTCAAGTGACATGATTGCGGAGTGCATCGGCGTGGGCGAGAAACTGGGCCGCGGTCATCGCATGCGTGAGCCGGTGCAGTTCTTCACCGAGGCGGATGTGGAGTCTATGCAGAAGAGGGCGACCaaggcaccgccgctgaagCTGCCCAAGCTCCCCAAGTTTCACCCGTACCAGCTGTACAACGCAAAGCGGCTGACGGAGCTGCATAAcacggaggtggcgctgaTGGTGCGCAACTGGAAGCGCAAGTacgaggagaagagcgacgCACAGAAGAGCAAGGAGagcaacgaggaggaggctggcGACGAGGCAGACGACAAGGCCGAGGACGAAGACGAGCTCCTGACCGAGGTGGAGCAagaggagcgagagcggctgCTGAGTGAGGGCTTCCCGACCTGGACCTTCTACGAGTACCGCTCGGTAGTGTCAGCCCTTACCAGCGGAAAGATGGATCTCACCGACTACGctgccatcgctgctgcagtgggtGGAACAAAGACGGTGGGCGAGGTGCGTGACTACGTGGTTGCCCTGCTGGAGCGTGGTGAGCAGTGCATCAAGAAATTCGCCctcgtggaggagcgcaTCAAGAAGGCGAAGCTGAGGCGCGAAGCGAAAGAGAACGTCTTCAAAGCCGCCAAGTGGAAGGTGGAGACTTGCGAGCACCCAGAGAAGGAGCTCACCTTTAAGGCACGCGGCAACGTAGCCCTTGATCGGGAGATCTTTCTCATGGCCTACGAGACTGGATTCAAGGCGAACAACACGAGCGAGCTGGTGCGTACTCGCCCCCAGCACATCTTCAATGTCTGGTATCAGTCCCGCCCTGACGGCTTCTTTAGCAAGCGTTTGCACACATTGATGAAGTCAGTGCAACGAGAGTGGGAGAAGCCGGCGGACGATGACGGCGCCATGCCAAGTAAGAGTCACCGTCGCCTGGAGATTTGA